Proteins encoded by one window of Anopheles maculipalpis chromosome 2RL, idAnoMacuDA_375_x, whole genome shotgun sequence:
- the LOC126559995 gene encoding UPF0235 protein C15orf40 homolog, which translates to MSKKSTKASGGKHSKAGKDEQPSKPVSSNGPVLVDTKTGNLIVKIVAKPGAKTSGITDVSEEGIGCQIAAPPIDGEANTELIKYLSKLLELRKSDISLDRGSKSRQKTIVLDKDSCRHTADQLMAIFHKEASNSIR; encoded by the exons ATGTCCAAGAAATCAACCAAAGCAAGCGGTGGCAAACATTCAAAGGCGGGAAAAGATGAACAGCCTAGCAAGCCAGTATCGTCGAATGGTCCCGTACTGGTGGATACCAAGACGGGAAACTTGATCGTAAAGATTGTGGCCAAACCGGGCGCAAAAACGAGCGGAATTACGGATGTTAGTGAAGAAGGAATCGGGTGCCAAATCG CTGCTCCTCCGATCGATGGTGAAGCCAACACGGAACTGATTAAATATCTTTCCAAACTGCTAGAGCTTCGGAAAAGTGACATCAGTCTCGATCGGGGTTCCAAATCACGCCAGAAAACGATCGTACTAGATAAAGATAGTTGCCGGCATACCGCGGACCAGTTAATGGCCATATTTCACAAAGAAGCATCTAACAGCATCCGGTAG